Proteins encoded in a region of the Paenibacillus sp. E222 genome:
- a CDS encoding Cof-type HAD-IIB family hydrolase translates to MSTTNRKIVFIDIDGTLVDDDGNIPLSAQQACKQARENGHLLYLCTGRSKAEIYESIWDVGFDGLIGAGGGYVEFGQDVLYHKRVTAEDVRHMVAFFNEHQIDFYLESNSALYASPNLQPHLERRIYGDVENDPNARAKKEQKPHPFIAGLTYGEADLYKDDVNKVCFLESSTIPFDRIKQEFEGKFEVIQCTVPIFGEGSGELMIPGIHKAIAIADLLEHLDMSREDTLAIGDGMNDAEMLEYCAVGIAMGNAKPGLKAIADDITGTIEEDGLYHSFVKYGLIEA, encoded by the coding sequence ATGAGTACAACGAATCGAAAGATTGTTTTTATAGATATTGATGGCACATTGGTAGATGATGACGGTAATATTCCGTTGTCTGCACAACAGGCGTGCAAACAGGCACGTGAAAATGGACATTTGCTCTATTTATGTACAGGGCGATCGAAGGCGGAAATCTACGAATCGATATGGGATGTAGGATTTGACGGTCTGATCGGTGCCGGTGGTGGATATGTTGAATTCGGTCAGGATGTGCTGTATCACAAAAGGGTAACGGCAGAAGATGTACGGCATATGGTCGCTTTCTTCAATGAACACCAGATTGACTTCTACCTGGAATCGAATTCGGCCTTGTACGCAAGCCCCAATCTTCAACCTCATCTGGAACGTCGTATCTATGGTGATGTGGAGAATGATCCGAATGCCAGAGCAAAAAAAGAACAAAAGCCGCATCCGTTTATTGCCGGTTTGACTTATGGTGAAGCTGATTTATACAAGGACGACGTGAACAAAGTTTGTTTTCTGGAAAGCTCCACAATTCCATTCGATCGAATCAAGCAGGAGTTCGAAGGCAAATTCGAAGTCATTCAGTGCACGGTGCCCATCTTCGGGGAAGGAAGCGGTGAACTGATGATCCCGGGCATTCATAAAGCCATTGCAATTGCAGATCTGTTGGAGCATCTGGATATGTCACGTGAAGATACACTCGCCATTGGGGACGGCATGAATGATGCCGAGATGCTGGAGTATTGTGCTGTAGGGATTGCGATGGGTAATGCCAAGCCAGGTCTCAAAGCCATTGCAGATGATATAACTGGAACTATTGAAGAAGATGGTTTATACCACAGTTTTGTAAAATATGGATTGATTGAGGCCTAA
- a CDS encoding GNAT family N-acetyltransferase — protein MTHLQATPRVIAIQEHQMNDAIDFAMRVRKEVFPMLDHGKLPVDLEQFKERYLDAADAIFLVAVTEDKEIVGSIGILPYNGRIEVLNGRYPEQSAAEIVKCYVDSKYRRYGIGSLLVRELENVVAELHYTTLYLHTHRFLPGAVDFWKRQGYVVVVEQDDDWQTVHMDKLLQNK, from the coding sequence ATGACACACCTTCAGGCCACACCGAGAGTGATAGCTATTCAGGAACACCAAATGAATGATGCAATTGATTTTGCCATGCGTGTTCGCAAAGAAGTATTTCCAATGCTGGATCATGGGAAATTACCTGTAGATCTGGAGCAATTCAAAGAACGTTATCTGGATGCAGCCGATGCTATATTTCTGGTTGCTGTCACCGAAGACAAAGAGATTGTGGGTTCCATTGGCATCCTGCCTTATAATGGGCGTATCGAAGTTCTGAATGGACGATATCCTGAGCAGTCTGCTGCCGAAATTGTGAAATGTTATGTGGATTCTAAATATCGCAGATACGGTATCGGTTCACTCCTCGTAAGAGAACTGGAGAACGTGGTGGCAGAACTGCACTATACAACGTTGTATTTGCATACACATCGCTTTTTGCCTGGAGCCGTGGATTTCTGGAAACGTCAGGGATATGTGGTTGTAGTGGAGCAGGACGATGATTGGCAGACGGTGCATATGGACAAATTGCTGCAAAATAAGTGA
- a CDS encoding S8 family peptidase codes for MLKHYKDHVLIEHAEPNYYLQASFTPNDPFFPYQYNLPKINAPAAWDISQSNSSVKIAIIDTGVQLNHPELAGKLLPGYDYVNYDSIPEDGNGHGTHVAGIAASITNNGVGIAGVAPLASIVPLRVLDNNGQGTTGNVGNGLVYAANNGIQVVNLSLGGPTGEAFLQAAVQYAWDRGAVIIAAAGNDNTSYPIVPASYPNVIAVASTNPSDLKSNFSNYGSWVDMAAPGDSILSTYLGGSYAYLSGTSMAAPHVAGVAALLAAQGKTNAQIRDALCFASDPVSGSGVYWTYGRLNAYQSLQVP; via the coding sequence ATGTTGAAGCACTACAAGGACCATGTGCTCATCGAGCACGCTGAACCGAACTACTACCTACAGGCATCATTTACGCCAAATGACCCGTTTTTTCCTTACCAGTACAATCTACCAAAAATCAATGCTCCTGCTGCCTGGGATATTTCCCAGAGTAACAGCTCGGTGAAAATCGCGATCATTGACACTGGCGTGCAGTTAAACCACCCTGAGCTTGCTGGCAAGCTCCTTCCCGGATACGATTACGTTAATTATGATAGTATTCCCGAAGATGGTAACGGGCACGGCACCCATGTAGCTGGAATTGCAGCTTCTATAACCAATAATGGAGTTGGCATTGCTGGTGTGGCACCGCTCGCTTCGATTGTCCCGCTACGAGTGTTGGACAACAATGGACAAGGTACAACGGGCAACGTCGGAAACGGACTTGTTTACGCGGCCAACAACGGTATTCAAGTCGTTAACCTGAGTCTCGGTGGGCCAACGGGAGAAGCTTTCCTTCAAGCTGCCGTGCAATATGCATGGGATCGGGGCGCTGTCATCATCGCGGCAGCAGGTAATGATAATACTTCGTATCCGATTGTACCTGCATCTTATCCCAACGTCATTGCGGTAGCTTCAACCAATCCTTCCGATCTCAAATCGAATTTCTCAAACTATGGATCGTGGGTAGATATGGCTGCACCGGGTGATAGCATTTTGTCCACATACCTGGGCGGCTCCTATGCTTATCTAAGCGGAACGTCCATGGCGGCTCCCCATGTAGCGGGAGTGGCTGCATTACTGGCTGCTCAAGGGAAAACCAATGCCCAGATTCGCGATGCCCTATGCTTCGCATCCGATCCCGTATCCGGCTCCGGTGTCTACTGGACGTATGGGCGACTGAATGCCTATCAGAGTCTGCAAGTGCCATAA
- a CDS encoding RidA family protein, whose product MKIDKITRKNPANMPAPVGQYTHITRIPRNAELFVTSGQIGADRSGHFPESLNEQVTNTFNNIKTVLESEHLDAEHIIKVNIWATEKIDWDFLYAEWGQLFSHDYPAMTIGYITELGLPEIKIEIEIWAAKV is encoded by the coding sequence ATGAAAATCGACAAAATTACTAGAAAAAATCCAGCTAATATGCCAGCTCCTGTAGGACAGTACACGCATATTACAAGAATTCCGAGGAATGCAGAGTTGTTCGTGACGTCGGGTCAAATTGGAGCAGATCGTAGCGGACACTTTCCAGAAAGTCTGAATGAACAAGTCACGAATACATTCAATAATATTAAAACAGTACTCGAATCCGAGCATTTAGATGCCGAACATATTATCAAAGTTAACATATGGGCAACGGAGAAAATCGATTGGGATTTCTTATACGCTGAGTGGGGACAATTATTCAGTCATGATTATCCTGCGATGACAATTGGATATATTACGGAATTAGGTTTACCAGAAATTAAAATTGAAATCGAAATTTGGGCAGCAAAAGTGTAG